One region of Synechococcus elongatus PCC 11801 genomic DNA includes:
- a CDS encoding DUF3370 domain-containing protein, which produces MFFVAQSPAPPPVEIVRPQEVRPLPGSLDNIPVFNSNSPELVLQEGILLSTFPGSDKQHPDAHLNYVFQGRFDLFAHHIARADEGRSLRTLHLGILVGNPSDQPVTLRVLDGASYVSQPDAPFKPLPSRSDNNEGAVYAGPGDRVMLDLIQGRRSIDLPPTITIPPRSTRLLADLPIPVASLTPPLNGRSAYLRLESTGPVYVASLAQYAKLDANNQERSPSLSEWQRLLQTSPVAGPRDRTPSPPDAPGPVIYSRVAGVAMGSRWQATLTDPNWRTLKIPQPGQAFSYGISTLQGGRQGTDQVQTAPLVVRYPDTAYSAHGNYGLEYDLTLPLVNLDRQARVVDLILETPIKEDRLSKGGLRFFQTLPNVTFFRGSVRLRYTDDQGQATIRDVHLVQRRGQQGDPLLSLTLQPGEQRTVRVQLRYPPDATPPQVLTVKTQTTDTASSP; this is translated from the coding sequence ATGTTTTTTGTCGCCCAATCTCCTGCACCACCACCGGTTGAAATTGTCCGTCCCCAAGAGGTGCGCCCATTGCCGGGGTCACTGGACAACATCCCGGTCTTCAATAGCAATAGCCCCGAGCTGGTGTTGCAAGAAGGCATTCTGCTGTCGACGTTTCCGGGCAGCGACAAGCAGCATCCTGACGCGCATCTCAACTATGTCTTCCAAGGGCGGTTTGATCTGTTTGCTCACCACATCGCCCGTGCCGATGAAGGGCGATCGCTACGGACGCTCCACCTGGGGATTTTGGTGGGCAATCCCAGTGATCAACCCGTAACGCTGCGGGTCTTAGATGGCGCTAGCTACGTCAGTCAGCCGGATGCTCCGTTCAAGCCCCTACCCAGTCGTAGTGACAATAACGAAGGCGCAGTCTACGCCGGTCCTGGCGATCGCGTCATGCTCGACCTGATCCAGGGTCGACGCTCGATTGATCTACCACCAACGATTACGATTCCACCCCGCAGTACGCGGCTGCTGGCAGATTTACCGATTCCAGTCGCCAGCCTGACGCCTCCCCTGAATGGCCGTTCCGCCTATCTACGCCTCGAAAGTACAGGGCCGGTCTACGTCGCTAGTTTGGCCCAGTACGCCAAGCTGGATGCCAACAATCAAGAGCGATCGCCCTCACTAAGTGAGTGGCAACGACTGTTGCAAACTAGTCCCGTCGCTGGTCCCCGCGATCGCACGCCCTCGCCCCCTGATGCCCCAGGGCCTGTCATCTACAGCCGTGTTGCGGGTGTTGCGATGGGGAGCCGCTGGCAGGCAACACTGACCGACCCCAACTGGCGAACCCTGAAAATTCCCCAGCCAGGTCAAGCCTTTTCCTATGGCATCAGTACACTCCAAGGCGGTCGCCAAGGCACGGATCAGGTTCAGACTGCCCCCCTCGTGGTTCGCTATCCGGATACGGCCTACTCCGCCCACGGCAACTATGGCTTGGAATATGACCTGACGCTGCCTTTGGTCAACCTCGATCGCCAGGCTCGGGTCGTCGATCTGATTTTAGAAACACCGATTAAAGAAGATCGCCTGAGCAAAGGGGGCCTGCGCTTCTTCCAAACGCTGCCGAATGTCACCTTTTTCCGAGGCAGTGTGCGGCTTCGTTACACCGATGATCAAGGTCAAGCCACCATTCGCGATGTCCATCTCGTCCAGCGGCGCGGCCAGCAAGGAGACCCTCTCTTATCCTTGACGCTGCAACCTGGCGAGCAGCGAACGGTACGGGTGCAGCTGCGCTATCCCCCCGATGCGACACCGCCGCAAGTGCTGACGGTGAAGACTCAAACAACCGACACGGCGAGTTCTCCCTAG
- a CDS encoding serine hydrolase, whose translation MPPRDRTARRPSRTARPASQATRPLRAVDSPRNQRRSPAPAKPLRIPPLLQNVLRLLVLGVGLGVLAGSLIAAWEPNLKLAPTPQAATAAAPEPAVTTQPIAFQVPLTPLQTQLAALIQQQPTLKAELFLTDLDTGNYVDINGTTSIPAASTIKIPVLTALMEAVQEGKVQLDEQLTMTKELVASEAGAMQYQPVGSKFTVLESAIEMIRISDNTATNLLIARLGGIEAVNQRFAAWGLETTRLRNLLPDLEGTNSTTPKEMVELLAKIENGSLLKPRSRDRFFAVLRTTETNTLLSRGLGEEATIAHKTGDIAMVVGDVGLIDMPNGKRYIAAMLVRRPDNDLKANELIRQVSQRTYQFLNTLPVSTASTQQPS comes from the coding sequence ATGCCCCCTCGCGATCGCACTGCACGGCGCCCCTCTCGCACGGCACGACCTGCTTCTCAAGCAACGCGGCCCCTGCGAGCGGTGGATAGTCCGCGCAACCAACGGCGATCGCCAGCTCCAGCGAAACCGCTACGGATTCCCCCGCTTTTACAGAATGTTTTGCGCTTACTCGTGCTGGGGGTTGGCTTGGGAGTTCTGGCCGGAAGTCTGATTGCTGCTTGGGAACCCAACCTCAAACTAGCGCCCACACCGCAAGCAGCAACCGCAGCAGCGCCAGAGCCTGCAGTCACAACCCAGCCAATTGCGTTTCAAGTTCCACTCACGCCACTCCAAACTCAGTTAGCGGCGCTGATTCAGCAACAACCCACCCTCAAAGCCGAACTATTTCTGACCGATCTCGATACGGGCAACTACGTCGATATCAACGGCACAACCTCCATTCCTGCCGCCAGCACGATCAAAATTCCAGTGCTTACTGCGCTGATGGAAGCAGTGCAGGAGGGTAAGGTCCAGCTGGATGAACAGCTGACCATGACCAAAGAGCTTGTGGCTTCAGAAGCAGGCGCCATGCAGTATCAGCCGGTGGGCAGCAAGTTCACGGTGCTGGAAAGCGCGATTGAGATGATCCGGATCAGCGACAACACCGCAACTAATTTGCTGATTGCCCGTCTCGGGGGGATTGAAGCCGTTAATCAACGCTTTGCAGCTTGGGGGCTGGAGACCACCCGTTTGCGGAATCTCCTGCCCGATTTAGAAGGCACCAACAGCACAACACCTAAAGAGATGGTGGAATTGCTCGCCAAAATTGAGAACGGTTCATTGCTCAAGCCGCGATCGCGCGATCGCTTTTTTGCAGTTCTGCGCACCACAGAGACCAATACACTGCTGAGCCGCGGGCTGGGAGAGGAAGCAACGATCGCCCACAAAACGGGTGATATTGCCATGGTGGTTGGAGACGTCGGCCTGATCGACATGCCCAACGGCAAACGCTACATCGCGGCCATGCTGGTGCGCCGCCCCGACAATGACCTCAAGGCCAATGAATTGATTCGCCAAGTGTCGCAACGCACCTATCAATTCCTCAACACCTTGCCGGTCTCGACCGCTTCAACTCAACAACCCAGCTAG
- a CDS encoding fasciclin domain-containing protein — protein MFVEFIPASMRFSSLFKGALAAALILSPLLGAMPAQAEISKPAESTTTTEIQTSQPAQSSILDIAKSNENFSTFVAAIQAAGLEKVLSSDGQFTVFVPTNEAFAKLSEGQLEALLKPENKNQLISILTYHVVPATVTSAEIQPGAVTTVEGRSLQLAIVDSKVKVNQATVIATDIKARNGVIHIIDSVIIPSVQ, from the coding sequence GTGTTTGTTGAGTTCATACCAGCCTCAATGCGTTTCTCTTCTCTATTCAAAGGAGCTCTTGCAGCTGCGCTCATTCTGAGTCCATTGCTAGGTGCAATGCCTGCACAGGCAGAAATAAGTAAGCCAGCTGAGTCAACGACTACAACAGAGATTCAAACCTCTCAACCCGCCCAGTCCTCGATTTTAGATATTGCTAAGAGCAATGAAAACTTCAGCACCTTTGTTGCCGCCATTCAAGCTGCCGGCCTGGAAAAGGTTCTATCTAGTGATGGGCAATTTACTGTCTTTGTACCTACAAATGAAGCATTTGCCAAACTCTCTGAAGGCCAGTTAGAAGCATTACTGAAGCCCGAAAACAAGAATCAGTTAATTAGCATCTTGACTTATCATGTCGTGCCAGCAACAGTCACTTCGGCTGAAATTCAGCCCGGCGCTGTCACGACAGTTGAAGGCCGTAGTCTACAGCTAGCAATTGTCGATAGCAAAGTAAAAGTCAATCAAGCCACTGTTATTGCTACTGATATTAAAGCCAGAAATGGTGTCATTCATATTATTGATAGCGTTATCATTCCGTCAGTCCAATAA
- a CDS encoding iron uptake porin — protein MNFPVKAGLMVTGINLLAIAPGQALSLDQIQKIDAVTPEGITAGQITSVNELSDIRPTDWAYQALQSLVERYGCIVGYPDRTFRGSRPLSRYEFAAGLNACLEKVIEFAASKEDLDTLKRLTEEFQTELATLRGRVDALEARTTELEANQFSTTTKLRGNVIFGLDALANSNGNEVNSNDAVSFGNKVDLDLDTSFTGSDLLKTRLRARNIEPITNRLDPGFRAPGSVLDYGGNSNNTFFIDKLYYTFPVGSVRFTVGTVGVGVQEYGMRDATFSSSANEGKTFRKGPANIYESNGKAGVGFDWRINPNFSFQLGYLNRGADQVGVDQGGFFGQGTLGTGKSGWDVATQLRFETDNRKFRAALAYSLRNDRYVTDLGTTRAERPFGAASYSTNNFALTMGWAVSDGFTISGSYGIGFANVAGGSDSATIQTWNVGMTFPDLFAEGNLGAITVGQMPFVTSASQQSAEDTGSLGLEVNYQFQVTDNISITPGIYLFNNTNGLENGGTSYVPYLRTIFRF, from the coding sequence ATGAATTTTCCCGTCAAAGCAGGCCTGATGGTCACCGGCATCAACCTGCTTGCGATCGCTCCTGGCCAAGCCCTGAGTCTTGACCAGATTCAAAAAATTGACGCAGTCACTCCCGAGGGCATTACAGCAGGACAAATCACCTCGGTGAATGAACTCAGTGATATTCGGCCCACCGACTGGGCCTATCAAGCTCTGCAGTCCCTCGTTGAGCGGTATGGATGCATTGTGGGCTATCCCGATCGCACCTTCCGGGGTAGTCGGCCACTGAGTCGTTATGAATTTGCGGCGGGTCTCAACGCTTGTCTAGAGAAAGTGATTGAGTTTGCTGCTTCCAAAGAAGATCTCGACACCCTCAAGCGGCTGACTGAAGAATTTCAGACTGAGTTGGCCACACTGCGGGGTCGGGTAGATGCCTTAGAAGCGCGCACGACGGAACTCGAAGCCAATCAGTTTTCGACTACGACTAAACTGCGCGGTAACGTCATCTTCGGTCTAGATGCTCTCGCGAACAGCAATGGCAATGAGGTCAACAGCAATGATGCTGTCTCCTTTGGTAACAAAGTCGACCTCGATTTAGACACCAGCTTTACCGGCAGTGATCTGCTTAAAACGCGGCTGCGGGCCCGCAACATTGAACCGATCACGAATCGCCTAGATCCGGGCTTTCGAGCTCCTGGCTCGGTGCTGGACTATGGTGGTAACTCCAATAACACCTTCTTCATTGACAAGCTCTACTACACCTTTCCGGTTGGCAGCGTTCGCTTTACCGTCGGGACAGTAGGAGTGGGTGTTCAGGAATATGGCATGCGCGACGCCACCTTCTCGAGCAGTGCCAATGAAGGTAAAACCTTCCGCAAAGGCCCCGCCAATATTTACGAAAGTAACGGCAAGGCAGGGGTGGGTTTCGACTGGCGCATCAATCCAAACTTCAGCTTCCAGCTGGGCTATCTCAATCGGGGTGCCGATCAAGTTGGCGTTGATCAAGGGGGGTTCTTTGGCCAAGGCACCCTAGGCACCGGCAAATCGGGCTGGGATGTAGCAACACAGTTGCGGTTTGAAACGGACAATCGCAAGTTTCGAGCTGCTCTGGCTTATAGCCTCCGCAACGATCGCTACGTGACTGACTTGGGCACGACTCGGGCTGAACGCCCCTTTGGTGCAGCAAGCTACAGCACCAACAACTTTGCCCTGACGATGGGCTGGGCAGTGAGCGATGGGTTCACCATTTCGGGATCTTACGGTATCGGCTTTGCCAATGTAGCGGGTGGTTCAGACAGCGCCACGATTCAGACTTGGAATGTGGGCATGACTTTCCCAGATTTGTTTGCCGAAGGCAATTTGGGCGCGATCACTGTTGGTCAAATGCCTTTTGTCACCAGTGCCAGCCAACAGTCTGCTGAAGATACAGGCTCGCTGGGTTTAGAGGTGAACTATCAATTCCAAGTGACGGACAATATCTCGATTACGCCCGGGATTTATTTGTTTAACAACACCAATGGTCTCGAGAATGGTGGAACTAGTTACGTTCCCTATCTGAGAACGATCTTCCGCTTCTAG
- the nrdJ gene encoding ribonucleoside-triphosphate reductase, adenosylcobalamin-dependent, whose amino-acid sequence MVQELSRVLRISDFPATAPAANPVFYRTYSRKTATGRESWQEVSDRTIQGLAELGKLTQAEVDLLQRYQEKQQSLPSGRWLWVGGTDWIAKPENYNGGYNCTSTNVIDWRAFGLMMDLAMMGCGTGAILEPKYINQLPAIRNSLQVAVIGELGQTPAEDRQEQTRIEIDGNSVTIRVGDSRAGWVKSYQTLLELSSDDRFTGPVQVAIDLSDVRPAGERLRGFGGVANPVKLPELYDRVAKILNKAVGRQLDSIECCLLIDEAAVVVVAGNVRRSAGMRQFDSGDTKAAGAKENLWQQDEAGNWRIDPERDALRMANHTRVYHHKPTREEVLEAVTKQFYSGEGAIQYAPEAIARSNADLLKTPELRQEFIQIYLELGSDEAKNWLKTNWPNQSDRELNHRLQRYGLNPCGEILGADFHCNLAEVHLNQIDPKDTKTQEDAFRAGAISVAALLNHQFSEERYQFSREVDPIVGVSFTGLFDFFVHAFGTPWLDWWTEGRPETLQGLEFKRQEAAYLNRWRDVVHEAVWDYCDRHNLRRPNRCTTVQPAGTKSLLTGASPGWHPPKAQRFLRRITFRKNDPVALACLDYGYSIVPSQSDKDENGHLLNDPFDPRCTEWLVEIPTEVSWANLPGADQVDISQFSALAQFDFYMQVQTHYTTHNTSATIEFREPEIQPLADRIYEAIANNQGYMSAALLARFDANATFPRLPFEPIDKATYERLEAEVVQRRRTDDFLASLRLYDSGFQVEAGPAGCDSDKCMMPEQKPS is encoded by the coding sequence ATGGTGCAGGAGCTATCTCGGGTTCTTAGGATTAGTGATTTTCCTGCCACAGCTCCTGCGGCCAATCCTGTTTTTTACCGGACTTACAGCCGTAAGACAGCAACAGGGCGCGAGTCTTGGCAGGAAGTCAGCGATCGCACGATTCAAGGGCTAGCGGAACTTGGCAAGCTGACTCAAGCAGAAGTTGACCTCCTGCAGCGCTACCAAGAGAAACAGCAATCCTTGCCTTCTGGCCGTTGGCTCTGGGTGGGGGGCACCGACTGGATTGCCAAACCCGAGAACTACAACGGCGGCTACAACTGCACTAGCACCAACGTCATTGACTGGCGCGCCTTCGGCCTGATGATGGATCTGGCGATGATGGGCTGTGGGACCGGCGCTATCCTTGAGCCGAAATACATCAATCAACTGCCCGCAATTCGCAACTCGCTGCAGGTTGCGGTGATTGGCGAACTGGGTCAGACTCCCGCCGAGGATCGCCAAGAGCAGACCCGCATTGAAATCGATGGCAACAGCGTCACGATTCGGGTGGGTGACAGCCGTGCGGGTTGGGTCAAGTCCTACCAAACGCTGCTGGAACTGAGTAGCGACGATCGCTTTACTGGTCCTGTTCAAGTGGCGATCGACCTGTCGGATGTTCGACCGGCAGGTGAGCGGCTGAGAGGCTTTGGCGGTGTTGCCAACCCGGTGAAACTGCCGGAACTTTACGATCGCGTTGCCAAAATCCTCAACAAAGCGGTCGGTCGGCAACTGGACTCGATCGAATGCTGTCTGCTGATTGATGAAGCAGCCGTTGTCGTTGTTGCCGGTAATGTGCGGCGATCGGCAGGAATGCGCCAGTTCGACAGCGGGGATACCAAGGCAGCAGGTGCTAAGGAAAACCTCTGGCAACAAGATGAAGCCGGTAACTGGCGGATTGATCCTGAGCGTGACGCGCTGCGGATGGCAAACCACACACGGGTTTATCATCACAAACCGACGCGTGAGGAAGTCCTTGAGGCGGTCACCAAGCAGTTCTATAGCGGTGAGGGGGCAATTCAGTACGCTCCAGAAGCGATTGCCCGTTCCAATGCTGACCTCTTAAAAACACCAGAACTGCGTCAAGAATTCATTCAAATCTATCTGGAACTCGGGTCAGACGAAGCCAAAAACTGGCTCAAAACCAATTGGCCGAATCAAAGCGATCGCGAGTTGAATCATCGCTTACAGCGCTACGGTCTGAACCCATGTGGTGAAATTTTGGGCGCAGATTTTCACTGCAATTTGGCTGAGGTTCACCTCAATCAAATCGATCCTAAGGATACGAAAACGCAAGAAGATGCCTTCCGCGCTGGCGCCATTTCAGTTGCGGCGCTTCTGAATCATCAGTTCTCTGAAGAACGCTATCAATTTAGTCGCGAAGTTGATCCGATTGTTGGCGTTTCTTTCACGGGTTTGTTCGACTTCTTTGTCCATGCCTTTGGTACGCCTTGGTTGGACTGGTGGACGGAAGGACGTCCGGAAACACTGCAAGGGTTGGAATTTAAGCGTCAAGAAGCGGCTTACCTGAACCGTTGGCGGGACGTGGTTCATGAAGCGGTTTGGGACTACTGCGATCGCCATAACCTGCGTCGTCCAAATCGCTGCACGACGGTGCAACCGGCTGGCACAAAATCGCTGCTAACCGGTGCATCGCCGGGCTGGCATCCGCCTAAAGCTCAGCGCTTCCTACGTCGGATTACCTTCCGCAAGAATGATCCGGTTGCTCTGGCTTGCTTGGATTACGGTTACAGCATCGTCCCCTCGCAATCCGACAAGGATGAAAACGGCCACTTGCTGAATGATCCGTTTGATCCGCGCTGTACTGAATGGTTGGTGGAAATTCCCACGGAAGTCAGTTGGGCGAATTTGCCCGGTGCAGATCAAGTCGATATCAGTCAGTTTTCAGCACTGGCGCAATTCGACTTCTACATGCAGGTGCAGACCCACTACACCACCCACAACACCAGCGCCACGATCGAATTCCGTGAGCCGGAAATTCAACCACTGGCTGATCGTATTTATGAAGCGATCGCCAACAATCAAGGGTATATGTCGGCGGCACTCTTGGCTCGCTTTGATGCCAATGCCACCTTCCCGCGCTTGCCTTTCGAGCCAATCGATAAGGCCACCTACGAACGACTAGAAGCGGAAGTGGTACAGCGTCGTCGTACCGATGATTTCTTGGCTTCACTACGGCTCTACGATTCTGGGTTCCAAGTGGAAGCAGGTCCAGCCGGTTGCGACTCCGATAAGTGCATGATGCCGGAGCAAAAGCCAAGCTAG
- a CDS encoding mannose-1-phosphate guanylyltransferase/mannose-6-phosphate isomerase: protein MLVPVILSGGSGSRLWPLSRESYPKQFHTLLSDYSLLQETLLRLEGLPGLASPLLICNEQHRFLVAEHLRAVGQTAAAIVLEPEGRNTAPAVAIAALQAQAQGDDPLLLVLPSDHSIASPEAFRATVQTAIALATAGHLVTFGIVPEAPETGYGYIKAGSDLDLGGYSIDRFVEKPDLPTAEDYVASGCYYWNSGMFLIRASVYLSELARYAPEMFTACEAAWQKRQTDLDFIRLDRDAFAQCPSDSIDYAVMEHTQQGAVLPLQAGWTDVGSWSSLWQALEQDGAGNVTVGDSLALDCRNVYLRSEGRLVVGVGLEDVVAVETDDALLIAHRDRTQTVKQVVEALQREARRESRAHRKIYRPWGRYDSLDLGDRFQVKRITVNPGASLSLQMHHHRAEHWIVVKGTALVTRDNEEVLLTENQSTYIPVGCKHRLSNPGRVPLEMIEVQSGSYLEEDDIVRFEDHYGRS from the coding sequence ATGCTGGTTCCGGTCATCCTCTCCGGCGGAAGTGGGAGTCGCCTCTGGCCCCTGTCTCGCGAGAGCTACCCTAAGCAATTTCATACGCTGCTGTCCGACTACTCCTTGCTGCAAGAGACGCTGCTGCGCTTAGAAGGGCTGCCTGGGCTTGCATCACCACTCCTGATTTGCAACGAACAACATCGCTTTCTCGTCGCTGAGCATCTGCGAGCGGTTGGGCAGACGGCGGCTGCGATTGTCCTTGAACCAGAAGGTCGCAACACTGCGCCGGCAGTGGCGATCGCGGCATTGCAAGCCCAAGCCCAAGGCGATGATCCGCTGTTGCTCGTTCTGCCTTCTGACCATTCGATCGCGAGTCCCGAGGCGTTTCGCGCCACTGTTCAAACGGCGATCGCCTTGGCGACCGCTGGACATCTCGTCACTTTTGGCATCGTCCCCGAAGCACCCGAAACGGGTTATGGCTATATCAAAGCGGGGTCTGATTTAGACCTAGGTGGCTACTCAATCGATCGCTTCGTCGAAAAACCCGATTTGCCCACCGCTGAGGATTATGTCGCCTCAGGCTGCTACTACTGGAACAGCGGCATGTTCCTGATTCGGGCCTCAGTTTACCTCAGTGAACTGGCTCGCTATGCCCCCGAAATGTTCACAGCCTGTGAGGCTGCTTGGCAAAAACGACAGACTGACTTGGACTTTATCCGTCTCGATCGCGACGCCTTTGCTCAATGCCCCAGCGATTCCATTGACTATGCCGTGATGGAGCACACCCAACAGGGTGCAGTGCTGCCTCTGCAGGCGGGCTGGACGGACGTTGGATCGTGGAGCAGCCTCTGGCAAGCCCTAGAACAGGATGGTGCTGGCAATGTCACGGTTGGCGACAGCTTGGCCCTCGACTGCCGAAATGTCTATCTGCGGTCAGAAGGTCGCCTTGTCGTCGGCGTTGGCCTAGAAGATGTGGTTGCAGTAGAAACCGATGATGCGCTACTGATTGCTCACCGCGATCGCACCCAAACGGTTAAGCAAGTGGTGGAAGCATTGCAGCGGGAAGCTCGTCGCGAGAGCCGCGCCCATCGCAAAATCTACCGACCTTGGGGTCGTTATGACTCACTGGACTTGGGCGATCGCTTCCAAGTCAAGCGGATCACCGTCAATCCTGGCGCAAGTCTTTCGCTCCAGATGCATCACCACCGAGCTGAGCACTGGATCGTCGTCAAAGGTACGGCTCTCGTCACTCGCGACAACGAAGAAGTTCTGCTGACGGAAAACCAGTCCACTTACATTCCCGTCGGCTGTAAACACCGGCTCAGCAACCCCGGGCGGGTGCCGCTGGAAATGATCGAGGTGCAGTCCGGTAGCTACCTCGAAGAAGACGATATTGTTCGCTTCGAGGACCACTACGGTCGCAGCTAA